In one Nomascus leucogenys isolate Asia chromosome 13, Asia_NLE_v1, whole genome shotgun sequence genomic region, the following are encoded:
- the COL20A1 gene encoding collagen alpha-1(XX) chain isoform X6 produces the protein MSSGAPAHLGLCLWLWLGATLGRQQGQASGLLRLSVLPEDRLQMKWRESEGSGLGYLVQVKPMAGDSEQEVILTTKTPKATVGGLSPSKGYTLQIFELTGSGRLLLARREFVIEDLKSSSLDRSSQRPLGSGAPEPTPSHVGSPDPEQASEPRVASAPSQDPPTPGGSEWRQTGPHFRCLPPVPADMVFLVDGSWSIGHSHFQQVKEFLASVIAPFEIGPDKVQVGLTQYSGDAQTEWDLNSLGTKEQVLAAVRRLRYKGGNTFTGLALTHVLGQNLQPAAGLRPEAAKVVILVTDGKSQDDVHTAARVLKDLGVNVFAVGVKNADEAELRLLASPPRDITVHNVLDFLQLGALAGLLSRLICQMLQGGSPRQGPAVAPALDTLPAPTSLVLSQVTSSSIRLSWTPAPQLPLKYLIVWRASRGGTPREVVVEGPAASMELHSLASRTEYLVSVFPVYEGGVGEGLRGLVTTAPLPPPRALTLAAVTPRTVHLTWQPSAGATRYLVRCSPASPKGEEEEREVQVGRPEVLLDGLEPGRDYEVSVQSLRGPEGSEARGIRARTPALAPLRHLGFSDVSHNTARVFWEGAPRPVRLVRVTYASSEGGHSGQTEAPGNATSATLGPLSSSTTYTVRVTCLYPGGGSSTLTGRVTTKKAPSPSQLSVTELPGDAVQLAWVAAAPSGVLVYQIKWTPLGEGKAREISVPGNLGTAILPGLGRHTEYDVTILAYYRDGARSDPVSLRYTPSTVSRSPPSNLALASETPDSLQVSWTPPLGRVLHYWLTYAPASGLGPEKSVSVPGPRSHVTLPDLQAATKYRVLVSAVYAAGRSEAVSATGQTAACPALRPNGSLPGFDLMMAFGLVEKAYASIRGVAMEPSAFGGTPTFTLFKDAQLTRRVSDVHPAPLPPEHTIVFLVRLLPETPREAFALWQMTAEDFQPLLGVLLDGDVGPASPPAVRRSGGREAPEPWEAFRGSPTSRPGPQCPRGAGVLAPTLGGRQVSLQWTVGHIEGHLQLGTLRAPPGLSWGLPCSRCRPGWSQPVLTCSTPSLAAGRKSLTYFHRDPRAALQEATFDPQEVRKIFFGSFHKVHVAVGRSKVRLYVDCRKVAERPLGEVGSPPAAGFVTLGRLAKARGPRSSSATFQLQTLQIVCSDTWADEDRCCELPASKDGETCPAFVSACSCSSETPGPPGPQGPPGLPGRNGTPGEQGFPGPRGEPGPPGQMGPEGPGGQQGSPGTQGRTVQGPVGPPGVKGEKGDHGLPGLQGHPGHQGIPGRVGLQGPKGMRGLEGTAGLPGPPGPRGFQGMAGARGTSGERGPPGAVGPTGLPGPKGERGEKGEPQSLATLYQLVSQACESAIQTHVSKFDSFYENTRPPMPILEQKLEPGTEPLGSPGTHSEALLPGEWGRGGRHLESRGAPGAVGQTASPGQQGG, from the exons GGGACTCGGAACAGGAGGTGATACTGACCACCAAGACCCCTAAAGCCACAGTGGGAGGCCTGAGCCCCTCCAAGGGCTACACCTTGCAGATCTTCGAGCTCACTGGCTCTGGGCGCCTCCTGCTGGCTCGGAGGGAGTTTGTGA TTGAGGATCTGAAGAGTAGCTCCCTGGACAGAAGCAGCCAGAGGCCCCTCGGCTCTGGAGCCCCGGAGCCCACCCCCTCCCACGTGGGGAGCCCAGACCCTGAGCAGGCTTCTGAGCCCCGAGTTGCCTCCGCGCCAAGCCAGGATCCGCCCACTCCTGGTGGGTCGGAGTGGAGGCAGA CCGGCCCCCACTTCCGCTGCCTGCCCCCCGTGCCTGCTGACATGGTCTTCCTGGTGGACGGGTCCTGGAGCATTGGCCACAGTCACTTCCAGCAGGTCAAGGAGTTCCTGGCCAGCGTCATCGCACCCTTTGAAATCGGGCCAGATAAAGTCCAAGTAG GCCTGACTCAGTACAGCGGGGATGCCCAGACTGAGTGGGACCTGAACTCCCTCGGCACCAAGGAGCAGGTGCTGGCAGCTGTGCGCCGCCTCCGATACAAGGGGGGAAACACGTTCACAG GCCTTGCCCTGACCCACGTGCTGGGGCAGAACCTGCAGCCGGCGGCTGGCCTCCGTCCAGAGGCGGCCAAGGTGGTGATTCTGGTGACAGACGGCAAGTCCCAGGACGATGTGCACACTGCTGCCCGTGTCCTCAAGGACCTGGGCGTGAACGTCTTTGCTGTGG GTGTGAAGAATGCCGATGAGGCTGAGCTGAGGCTCCTGGCATCCCCACCGCGGGACATCACTGTCCACAATGTGCTGGACTTCCTGCAGCTTGGAGCGCTGGCTGGGCTGCTCAGCCGCCTCATCTGCCAGATGCTCCAGGGTGGGAGCCCGCGGCAGGGCCCAG CAGTGGCTCCAGCCCTGGACACCCTCCCCGCCCCTACCAGCCTGGTCCTGAGCCAGGTGACCTCCTCCAGCATCCGCCTGTCGTGGACTCCAGCCCCCCAGCTCCCCCTCAAGTATCTGATCGTTTGGCGAGCCTCCAGAGGTGGCACCCCCAGGGAG gtggtggtggaggggccCGCCGCCTCCATGGAGCTGCACAGCCTGGCCTCCCGCACAGAGTACTTGGTTTCCGTGTTCCCCGTCTATGAGGGCGGTGTTGGCGAAGGCCTTCGGGGCCTGGTGACCACAG CACCTCTGCCCCCGCCCCGGGCGCTGACCCTGGCCGCAGTGACGCCCAGAACCGTCCACCTCACCTGGCAGCCCTCGGCCGGGGCCACCCGCTACCTGGTGCGATGTTCTCCTGCTTCCCCcaagggtgaggaggaggagcgAGAG GTGCAGGTCGGGCGGCCCGAGGTGCTGCTGGATGGCCTGGAACCGGGCAGGGACTATGAGGTCTCCGTGCAGAGCCTGCGAGGCCCTGAGGGCAGTGAGGCCCGGGGCATCCGTGCCAGGACCC CCGCCCTGGCCCCCCTGAGACACCTGGGCTTCTCAGACGTGAGCCACAACACGGCACGAGTGTTCTGGGAGGGCGCTCCGAGGCCTGTGCGCCTGGTCAGGGTCACCTATGCCTCCAGCGAGGGCGGACACTCAGGGCAG ACAGAGGCTCCTGGGAACGCCACCTCGGCCACGCTGgggcctctctcttcctccaccaCCTACACTGTCCGCGTCACCTGCCTCTACCCTGGGGGAGGTTCCTCTACGCTGACTGGCCGGGTGACCACCA AGAAAGCTCCCAGCCCAAGCCAGCTGTCTGTGACGGAGCTGCCAGGGGACGCGGTCCAGCTGGCGTGGGTGGCCGCAGCCCCGTCTGGCGTGCTTGTCTACCAGATCAAGTGGACGCCCCTGGGAGAGGGGAAGGCTCGTGAG ATCTCTGTCCCAGGGAACCTCGGCACGGCCATCCTGCCTGGCCTAGGGAGGCACACGGAGTACGACGTCACCATCCTGGCCTACTACAGGGATGGGGCCCGCAGTGACCCTGTGTCCCTCCGCTATACCCCCT CCACAGTGAGCAGGAGCCCCCCCTCCAACCTGGCCCTGGCCTCGGAGACCCCCGACAGCCTGCAGGTCAGCTGGACACCCCCGCTTGGCCGCGTGCTCCATTACTGGCTCACCTACGCGCCCGCCTCTGGCTTGGGACCCGAGAAATCC GTCTCTGTGCCAGGACCCAGGAGCCACGTGACACTCCCCGACCTGCAGGCAGCCACCAAGTACAGGGTCCTGGTCTCAGCTGTCTATGCAGCAGGCAGGAGTGAGGCTGTGTCTGCCACGGGCCAGACAG CAGCCTGCCCAGCCCTCCGCCCCAACGGCTCCCTCCCAG GGTTTGACCTGATGATGGCCTTTGGCCTGGTGGAAAAGGCTTATGCTTCCATCCGGGGCGTGGCCATGGAGCCCTCTGCCTTCGGTGGGACCCCGACCTTTACGCTCTTCAAGGATGCGCAGCTGACAAGACGGGTCAG TGACGTCCACCCAGCCCCCCTCCCTCCAGAGCACACCATCGTCTTCCTTGTGCGCCTGCTTCCCGAGACACCCCGTGAGGCCTTCGCGCTGTGGCAGATGACGGCCGAGGACTTCCAGCCCCTCCTCGGGGTTCTGCTGGATGGTGACGTGGGCCCCGCGTCGCCCCCAGCAGTCAGGaggagtgggggcagggaggcccCAGAGCCCTGGGAGGCCTTCAGAGGAAGTCCAACCTCCAGGCCAGGCCCTCAGTGCCCCCGGGGAGCAGGGGTGTTGGCGCCCACCCTGGGTGGGAGGCAGGTGTCCCTGCAGTGGACCGTGGGCCACATTGAGGGTCACCTCCAGCTTGGCACCCTCAGGGCTCCTCCTGGCCTGTCGTGGGGGCTGCCCTGCTCAAGGTGTAGGCCCGGCTGGTCGCAGCCCGTTCTCACCTGCTCCACCCCTTCCCTGGCAGCCGGGAGGAAGTCCCTGACCTACTTCCACCGCGACCCCAGGGCTGCCTTGCAGGAGGCCACCTTCGACCCACAGGAAGTGAGGAAGATTTTCTTCGGGAGCTTCCACAAG GTGCACGTGGCTGTGGGCCGCTCCAAGGTCAGGCTCTATGTGGACTGCCGGAAGGTGGCTGAGCGGCCCCTCGGGGAGGTGGGCAGCCCACCCGCTGCCGGCTTCGTCACACTGGGGAggctggccaaggccaggggCCCCCGGAGCAGCTCGGCCACG TTTCAGCTCCAGACGCTGCAGATCGTGTGCAGTGATACCTGGGCCGATGAGGACCGGTGCTGTGAGCTCCCTGCCTCG AAGGATGGAGAGACCTGCCCAGCCTTCGTGTCTGCCTGTTCCTGTTCCTCAGAGACCCCTGGGCCCCCAGGGCCCCAAGGACCCCCA GGCCTCCCTGGGAGGAATGGCACCCCAGGAGAGCAGGGCTTTCCAGGGCCCAGG GGAGAGCCTGGGCCACCCGGACAGATGGGACCAGAAGGTCCTGGAGGCCAGCAGGGGTCGCCGGGGACCCAGGGCCGCACAGTCCAGGGGCCTGTG GGTCCACCAGGGgtcaaaggagagaaaggagaccaTGGGCTCCCAGGCTTGCAG GGCCACCCCGGCCACCAGGGCATCCCCGGGAGAGTTGGCCTCCAGGGACCAAAG GGAATGAGAGGCCTGGAGGGAACTGCTGGCCTGCCTGGACCCCCTGGCCCCAGG GGGTTCCAGGGCATGGCAGGGGCCAGGGGCACTAGTGGAGAGCGAGGACCTCCAGGGGCCGTGGGGCCCACA GGGCTGCCGGGGCCCAAAGGGGAACGAGGAGAGAAG GGCGAGCCGCAGTCCCTTGCCACCCTCTACCAGCTCGTGAGCCAGGCCTGTGAGTCTGCCATCCAGA cACACGTGTCAAAGTTCGACTCCTTCTACGAGAACACCAGGCCCCCCATGCCCATCTTGGAGCAGAAGCTGGAGCCGGGCACTGAGCCCCTGGGGTCCCCTGGCACCCACAGCGAGGCCCTGCTTCCCGGAGAATGGGGGCGTGGTGGCCGCCACCTTGAGAGCAGAG GGGCGCCTGGAGCTGTTGGTCAGACGGCCAGCCCTGGGCAGCAGGGGGGCTAG
- the COL20A1 gene encoding collagen alpha-1(XX) chain isoform X2, with amino-acid sequence MSSGAPAHLGLCLWLWLGATLGRQQGQASGLLRLSVLPEDRLQMKWRESEGSGLGYLVQVKPMAGDSEQEVILTTKTPKATVGGLSPSKGYTLQIFELTGSGRLLLARREFVIEDLKSSSLDRSSQRPLGSGAPEPTPSHVGSPDPEQASEPRVASAPSQDPPTPGGSEWRQTGPHFRCLPPVPADMVFLVDGSWSIGHSHFQQVKEFLASVIAPFEIGPDKVQVGLTQYSGDAQTEWDLNSLGTKEQVLAAVRRLRYKGGNTFTGLALTHVLGQNLQPAAGLRPEAAKVVILVTDGKSQDDVHTAARVLKDLGVNVFAVGVKNADEAELRLLASPPRDITVHNVLDFLQLGALAGLLSRLICQMLQGGSPRQGPAVAPALDTLPAPTSLVLSQVTSSSIRLSWTPAPQLPLKYLIVWRASRGGTPREVVVEGPAASMELHSLASRTEYLVSVFPVYEGGVGEGLRGLVTTAPLPPPRALTLAAVTPRTVHLTWQPSAGATRYLVRCSPASPKGEEEEREVQVGRPEVLLDGLEPGRDYEVSVQSLRGPEGSEARGIRARTPALAPLRHLGFSDVSHNTARVFWEGAPRPVRLVRVTYASSEGGHSGQTEAPGNATSATLGPLSSSTTYTVRVTCLYPGGGSSTLTGRVTTKKAPSPSQLSVTELPGDAVQLAWVAAAPSGVLVYQIKWTPLGEGKAREISVPGNLGTAILPGLGRHTEYDVTILAYYRDGARSDPVSLRYTPSTVSRSPPSNLALASETPDSLQVSWTPPLGRVLHYWLTYAPASGLGPEKSVSVPGPRSHVTLPDLQAATKYRVLVSAVYAAGRSEAVSATGQTACPALRPNGSLPGFDLMMAFGLVEKAYASIRGVAMEPSAFGGTPTFTLFKDAQLTRRVSDVHPAPLPPEHTIVFLVRLLPETPREAFALWQMTAEDFQPLLGVLLDGDVGPASPPAVRRSGGREAPEPWEAFRGSPTSRPGPQCPRGAGVLAPTLGGRQVSLQWTVGHIEGHLQLGTLRAPPGLSWGLPCSRCRPGWSQPVLTCSTPSLAAGRKSLTYFHRDPRAALQEATFDPQEVRKIFFGSFHKVHVAVGRSKVRLYVDCRKVAERPLGEVGSPPAAGFVTLGRLAKARGPRSSSATFQLQTLQIVCSDTWADEDRCCELPASKDGETCPAFVSACSCSSETPGPPGPQGPPGLPGRNGTPGEQGFPGPRGEPGPPGQMGPEGPGGQQGSPGTQGRTVQGPVGPPGVKGEKGDHGLPGLQGHPGHQGIPGRVGLQGPKGMRGLEGTAGLPGPPGPRGFQGMAGARGTSGERGPPGAVGPTGLPGPKGERGEKGEPQSLATLYQLVSQACESAIQTHVSKFDSFYENTRPPMPILEQKLEPGTEPLGSPGTHSEALLPGEWGRGGRHLESRGTGLLALGEGVVAGGGAGCPLVLGLEPQSVSAQQLLLETPLSSIWGAGVRTRGFPEPTQSQSWHRGQPQPGLPGPSR; translated from the exons GGGACTCGGAACAGGAGGTGATACTGACCACCAAGACCCCTAAAGCCACAGTGGGAGGCCTGAGCCCCTCCAAGGGCTACACCTTGCAGATCTTCGAGCTCACTGGCTCTGGGCGCCTCCTGCTGGCTCGGAGGGAGTTTGTGA TTGAGGATCTGAAGAGTAGCTCCCTGGACAGAAGCAGCCAGAGGCCCCTCGGCTCTGGAGCCCCGGAGCCCACCCCCTCCCACGTGGGGAGCCCAGACCCTGAGCAGGCTTCTGAGCCCCGAGTTGCCTCCGCGCCAAGCCAGGATCCGCCCACTCCTGGTGGGTCGGAGTGGAGGCAGA CCGGCCCCCACTTCCGCTGCCTGCCCCCCGTGCCTGCTGACATGGTCTTCCTGGTGGACGGGTCCTGGAGCATTGGCCACAGTCACTTCCAGCAGGTCAAGGAGTTCCTGGCCAGCGTCATCGCACCCTTTGAAATCGGGCCAGATAAAGTCCAAGTAG GCCTGACTCAGTACAGCGGGGATGCCCAGACTGAGTGGGACCTGAACTCCCTCGGCACCAAGGAGCAGGTGCTGGCAGCTGTGCGCCGCCTCCGATACAAGGGGGGAAACACGTTCACAG GCCTTGCCCTGACCCACGTGCTGGGGCAGAACCTGCAGCCGGCGGCTGGCCTCCGTCCAGAGGCGGCCAAGGTGGTGATTCTGGTGACAGACGGCAAGTCCCAGGACGATGTGCACACTGCTGCCCGTGTCCTCAAGGACCTGGGCGTGAACGTCTTTGCTGTGG GTGTGAAGAATGCCGATGAGGCTGAGCTGAGGCTCCTGGCATCCCCACCGCGGGACATCACTGTCCACAATGTGCTGGACTTCCTGCAGCTTGGAGCGCTGGCTGGGCTGCTCAGCCGCCTCATCTGCCAGATGCTCCAGGGTGGGAGCCCGCGGCAGGGCCCAG CAGTGGCTCCAGCCCTGGACACCCTCCCCGCCCCTACCAGCCTGGTCCTGAGCCAGGTGACCTCCTCCAGCATCCGCCTGTCGTGGACTCCAGCCCCCCAGCTCCCCCTCAAGTATCTGATCGTTTGGCGAGCCTCCAGAGGTGGCACCCCCAGGGAG gtggtggtggaggggccCGCCGCCTCCATGGAGCTGCACAGCCTGGCCTCCCGCACAGAGTACTTGGTTTCCGTGTTCCCCGTCTATGAGGGCGGTGTTGGCGAAGGCCTTCGGGGCCTGGTGACCACAG CACCTCTGCCCCCGCCCCGGGCGCTGACCCTGGCCGCAGTGACGCCCAGAACCGTCCACCTCACCTGGCAGCCCTCGGCCGGGGCCACCCGCTACCTGGTGCGATGTTCTCCTGCTTCCCCcaagggtgaggaggaggagcgAGAG GTGCAGGTCGGGCGGCCCGAGGTGCTGCTGGATGGCCTGGAACCGGGCAGGGACTATGAGGTCTCCGTGCAGAGCCTGCGAGGCCCTGAGGGCAGTGAGGCCCGGGGCATCCGTGCCAGGACCC CCGCCCTGGCCCCCCTGAGACACCTGGGCTTCTCAGACGTGAGCCACAACACGGCACGAGTGTTCTGGGAGGGCGCTCCGAGGCCTGTGCGCCTGGTCAGGGTCACCTATGCCTCCAGCGAGGGCGGACACTCAGGGCAG ACAGAGGCTCCTGGGAACGCCACCTCGGCCACGCTGgggcctctctcttcctccaccaCCTACACTGTCCGCGTCACCTGCCTCTACCCTGGGGGAGGTTCCTCTACGCTGACTGGCCGGGTGACCACCA AGAAAGCTCCCAGCCCAAGCCAGCTGTCTGTGACGGAGCTGCCAGGGGACGCGGTCCAGCTGGCGTGGGTGGCCGCAGCCCCGTCTGGCGTGCTTGTCTACCAGATCAAGTGGACGCCCCTGGGAGAGGGGAAGGCTCGTGAG ATCTCTGTCCCAGGGAACCTCGGCACGGCCATCCTGCCTGGCCTAGGGAGGCACACGGAGTACGACGTCACCATCCTGGCCTACTACAGGGATGGGGCCCGCAGTGACCCTGTGTCCCTCCGCTATACCCCCT CCACAGTGAGCAGGAGCCCCCCCTCCAACCTGGCCCTGGCCTCGGAGACCCCCGACAGCCTGCAGGTCAGCTGGACACCCCCGCTTGGCCGCGTGCTCCATTACTGGCTCACCTACGCGCCCGCCTCTGGCTTGGGACCCGAGAAATCC GTCTCTGTGCCAGGACCCAGGAGCCACGTGACACTCCCCGACCTGCAGGCAGCCACCAAGTACAGGGTCCTGGTCTCAGCTGTCTATGCAGCAGGCAGGAGTGAGGCTGTGTCTGCCACGGGCCAGACAG CCTGCCCAGCCCTCCGCCCCAACGGCTCCCTCCCAG GGTTTGACCTGATGATGGCCTTTGGCCTGGTGGAAAAGGCTTATGCTTCCATCCGGGGCGTGGCCATGGAGCCCTCTGCCTTCGGTGGGACCCCGACCTTTACGCTCTTCAAGGATGCGCAGCTGACAAGACGGGTCAG TGACGTCCACCCAGCCCCCCTCCCTCCAGAGCACACCATCGTCTTCCTTGTGCGCCTGCTTCCCGAGACACCCCGTGAGGCCTTCGCGCTGTGGCAGATGACGGCCGAGGACTTCCAGCCCCTCCTCGGGGTTCTGCTGGATGGTGACGTGGGCCCCGCGTCGCCCCCAGCAGTCAGGaggagtgggggcagggaggcccCAGAGCCCTGGGAGGCCTTCAGAGGAAGTCCAACCTCCAGGCCAGGCCCTCAGTGCCCCCGGGGAGCAGGGGTGTTGGCGCCCACCCTGGGTGGGAGGCAGGTGTCCCTGCAGTGGACCGTGGGCCACATTGAGGGTCACCTCCAGCTTGGCACCCTCAGGGCTCCTCCTGGCCTGTCGTGGGGGCTGCCCTGCTCAAGGTGTAGGCCCGGCTGGTCGCAGCCCGTTCTCACCTGCTCCACCCCTTCCCTGGCAGCCGGGAGGAAGTCCCTGACCTACTTCCACCGCGACCCCAGGGCTGCCTTGCAGGAGGCCACCTTCGACCCACAGGAAGTGAGGAAGATTTTCTTCGGGAGCTTCCACAAG GTGCACGTGGCTGTGGGCCGCTCCAAGGTCAGGCTCTATGTGGACTGCCGGAAGGTGGCTGAGCGGCCCCTCGGGGAGGTGGGCAGCCCACCCGCTGCCGGCTTCGTCACACTGGGGAggctggccaaggccaggggCCCCCGGAGCAGCTCGGCCACG TTTCAGCTCCAGACGCTGCAGATCGTGTGCAGTGATACCTGGGCCGATGAGGACCGGTGCTGTGAGCTCCCTGCCTCG AAGGATGGAGAGACCTGCCCAGCCTTCGTGTCTGCCTGTTCCTGTTCCTCAGAGACCCCTGGGCCCCCAGGGCCCCAAGGACCCCCA GGCCTCCCTGGGAGGAATGGCACCCCAGGAGAGCAGGGCTTTCCAGGGCCCAGG GGAGAGCCTGGGCCACCCGGACAGATGGGACCAGAAGGTCCTGGAGGCCAGCAGGGGTCGCCGGGGACCCAGGGCCGCACAGTCCAGGGGCCTGTG GGTCCACCAGGGgtcaaaggagagaaaggagaccaTGGGCTCCCAGGCTTGCAG GGCCACCCCGGCCACCAGGGCATCCCCGGGAGAGTTGGCCTCCAGGGACCAAAG GGAATGAGAGGCCTGGAGGGAACTGCTGGCCTGCCTGGACCCCCTGGCCCCAGG GGGTTCCAGGGCATGGCAGGGGCCAGGGGCACTAGTGGAGAGCGAGGACCTCCAGGGGCCGTGGGGCCCACA GGGCTGCCGGGGCCCAAAGGGGAACGAGGAGAGAAG GGCGAGCCGCAGTCCCTTGCCACCCTCTACCAGCTCGTGAGCCAGGCCTGTGAGTCTGCCATCCAGA cACACGTGTCAAAGTTCGACTCCTTCTACGAGAACACCAGGCCCCCCATGCCCATCTTGGAGCAGAAGCTGGAGCCGGGCACTGAGCCCCTGGGGTCCCCTGGCACCCACAGCGAGGCCCTGCTTCCCGGAGAATGGGGGCGTGGTGGCCGCCACCTTGAGAGCAGAGGTACTGGGCTCCTGGCTCTTGGGGAGGGAGTTGTGGCCGGCGGGGGCGCCGGTTGTCCCTTGGTCCTGGGGCTGGAGCCTCAATCTGTGTCAGCACAGCAGCTCCTGCTGGAGACGCCACTGTCCAGCATCTGGGGTGCTGGGGTGAGGACACGGGGCTTCCCTGAGCCCACACAAAGCCAGTCATGGCACAGAGGTCAGCCTCAGCCTGGCCTTCCAGGGCCTTCAAGGTGA